From Denitrovibrio acetiphilus DSM 12809, the proteins below share one genomic window:
- a CDS encoding 1,4-dihydroxy-6-naphthoate synthase — MKIDIAISTCPNDTYIFGAMLTEQIKSEHKFVPFMDDVQVLNRMAIKNSSDILKVSYGVVPQILDNYKILRTGGALGFGCGPLVISKENRDISSLKRIAIPGVNTSAFRFFKMFFGEDFHFIQLRFDKIMPAVISGEVDAGVVIHEGRFVYQQMGLSKLCDLGEMYEDKFKSPIPLGCIVISKSILSEAEKITYTIRKSIEFAENNYDLVLPFIRENAMELDDDVIRQHVELYVNQYSVDVSPAIPALCKFLDTDESVFV; from the coding sequence ATGAAGATAGATATAGCAATTTCAACGTGTCCAAACGACACTTATATTTTTGGTGCGATGCTGACCGAACAGATCAAGTCTGAGCATAAGTTTGTACCCTTTATGGATGATGTTCAAGTTCTGAACCGTATGGCTATAAAAAACAGCTCGGATATACTTAAAGTATCTTATGGGGTTGTGCCTCAAATACTTGATAATTATAAAATACTCAGAACCGGAGGAGCCTTGGGCTTCGGGTGTGGTCCTCTGGTTATCAGCAAAGAGAACAGGGATATAAGCTCTCTTAAACGGATTGCAATTCCCGGGGTAAACACCAGCGCATTTCGTTTTTTTAAAATGTTTTTCGGTGAAGATTTTCATTTCATACAGCTTCGTTTTGATAAAATTATGCCGGCAGTAATTTCCGGCGAGGTTGACGCAGGAGTTGTGATACACGAGGGACGCTTTGTCTATCAGCAGATGGGTCTCAGCAAGCTGTGCGACCTTGGTGAAATGTACGAAGATAAATTCAAGTCACCCATTCCACTTGGATGTATAGTGATTTCGAAAAGCATCCTCTCTGAGGCAGAAAAGATAACTTATACCATCAGAAAATCCATTGAGTTCGCTGAAAATAACTATGACCTGGTGCTCCCATTTATCAGAGAAAACGCCATGGAGCTTGATGATGACGTGATCCGTCAACATGTTGAACTCTATGTGAATCAATATTCAGTAGATGTTTCTCCTGCAATACCAGCACTATGCAAATTTTTAGACACTGACGAGTCTGTTTTTGTATAG
- a CDS encoding MlaD family protein, whose product MNFGLEAKVGVFVVGCLLLISAMSLRLVDFSFSDSAGVKVTTILNDAAGLTKDSPVIFSGVEVGKIREIKLENRKAVAELLINDQYELPANLKVLVRSKGFLGEKYAEFQLDGDIAQGILKDGDILTQGNEGTDIDQLTNKLGGIADDVQAITASLREVLATDQAKANMSVTISNIRDITDSVNKLVQNNEQRIDTIIMSMETLTTKLSEITVANTQNINDIMANINAITTDLKAQTPLISENLRVVTESLKNDGPTIASNVRSITDDVDEVMSSQKENLKKAIENIAEVSDKLGKTVDNLNEITGKVNSGEGTIGRLVNDEDTVDNLNGALTGLRDTLGKIDQFKVDLAFSAERYGEVDNSKGHVEVKITPGRKRYYLLGLSSDQDGTTETTNTSIHREPTHGSNAASGEDSLSYYEEKEEQNPDAMLWTLQYAHRFWDNFFFRVGLKESEAGIGLDYHPFTATEELEDKFVFKLDAYDFPDEDEDREVHMKAGLKYKFYKNLFITGGYDDFLNSDTDSWFVGAGVEFRDDDLKYLLGKTPMPN is encoded by the coding sequence ATGAATTTCGGACTTGAAGCAAAAGTTGGGGTGTTTGTTGTTGGATGCCTCCTTTTAATCAGCGCAATGTCGCTCAGGCTTGTTGACTTTTCCTTTTCAGATTCTGCCGGGGTAAAAGTCACAACTATCTTAAATGATGCAGCAGGGCTGACAAAAGATTCTCCGGTTATATTCAGCGGTGTTGAAGTCGGCAAAATCAGAGAAATAAAACTCGAAAATAGGAAGGCTGTTGCTGAACTTCTGATAAACGATCAGTATGAACTGCCGGCAAATCTTAAAGTTCTCGTCCGTTCCAAAGGTTTTCTCGGTGAAAAATATGCAGAATTCCAGCTTGACGGTGATATTGCACAAGGCATCCTGAAAGACGGTGATATACTCACACAAGGGAACGAAGGGACAGACATTGACCAGCTTACCAATAAGCTTGGCGGCATAGCGGATGATGTTCAGGCTATTACTGCTTCTCTGAGGGAAGTGCTCGCAACTGATCAGGCAAAGGCAAATATGTCTGTGACAATATCTAACATCCGCGACATAACCGATAGTGTTAATAAGCTGGTTCAAAATAATGAACAGCGTATCGACACAATCATTATGAGCATGGAAACTCTCACAACAAAACTCAGTGAAATAACTGTCGCCAATACTCAGAATATAAATGATATTATGGCTAATATTAATGCCATAACAACCGACCTTAAAGCCCAGACTCCTCTGATATCTGAAAACCTTCGTGTAGTTACCGAAAGCCTTAAGAATGACGGTCCGACGATCGCAAGCAATGTACGCAGCATAACAGATGATGTGGACGAGGTTATGAGCTCTCAGAAAGAAAACCTCAAAAAAGCGATCGAAAATATTGCAGAAGTTTCAGACAAACTGGGCAAGACAGTTGATAATCTTAATGAAATAACAGGCAAGGTGAACAGTGGTGAAGGAACCATAGGACGCCTTGTTAATGATGAAGATACGGTAGACAACCTGAACGGTGCTCTTACCGGACTTCGTGATACACTTGGTAAAATCGACCAATTCAAAGTTGATCTGGCTTTCTCCGCAGAAAGATATGGCGAGGTTGACAACAGTAAAGGGCATGTTGAGGTGAAGATCACCCCCGGAAGAAAGAGATACTATCTCTTAGGTCTTTCCAGTGATCAGGACGGTACCACGGAAACAACAAATACCAGTATTCATAGAGAACCAACCCATGGAAGCAATGCAGCAAGCGGTGAAGACTCTCTTTCATATTATGAAGAGAAAGAGGAACAGAACCCGGATGCTATGCTCTGGACGCTCCAGTATGCGCATAGGTTCTGGGACAATTTCTTTTTCCGTGTAGGGCTGAAAGAATCCGAAGCGGGAATAGGTCTCGACTACCATCCGTTTACTGCAACAGAAGAGCTTGAAGATAAGTTTGTTTTCAAATTAGACGCCTATGATTTCCCTGATGAAGATGAAGACAGGGAAGTACACATGAAAGCGGGACTTAAATATAAGTTCTATAAAAATCTCTTTATCACAGGTGGTTATGACGATTTTCTCAACAGCGATACTGACTCATGGTTTGTGGGAGCCGGTGTGGAATTCCGTGATGACGATCTGAAATATCTGCTGGGCAAGACCCCAATGCCGAATTAA